A section of the Salmo salar chromosome ssa05, Ssal_v3.1, whole genome shotgun sequence genome encodes:
- the LOC106604927 gene encoding Down syndrome cell adhesion molecule isoform X1, with amino-acid sequence MDSYISCCWLVLYLFFGGGSTVTIQGYVGDVVTLTCKYDARHYGTLSICWGRGHIPNSGCGNEVLRTEGVKVTHRASVRYNLQGDLRSGDVSLTITQAQVKDSGLYGCRVDIPGWFNDQKHHLALVIKPAHETTPEPWIPRESTTVGYPKAQTTTMQTTMGSSVPPDPPTVAIREISARSISVWWSAGFDGNTPITGFHLECKSQSDSWVDGVRGSNILPWERETAINDLRPFYTYNIRMFTKNDMGLSKPSNELTITTKEAAPDGPPQDVKLEALSSHSIRVTWRAPELSFQNGLIRGYQLRYSEYSPQERLPVRVVHLMDGSERFTMNNLQEATKYSVTLHTINSAGLGPSSQELVCSTLTNDDQQHMTTTQATTELQTEHSTSTIATTTSSTETWLLVTDSPTQGQRVDDFSTTSPLSNSTTNPALSKKLGTEEQSGHLVAILVPVLVLGLLVVMAIIWQFRRTTLKKGNWKILWKNNGFMSFGDSEPAQ; translated from the exons ATGGACTCATACATCTCGTGTTGCTGGCTAGTGCTCTACCTTTTCTTTG GCGGTGGTTCTACAGTAACCATCCAAGGCTATGTCGGTGACGTTGTGACCCTAACATGTAAGTATGACGCCCGGCATTATGGTACGCTCTCTATCTGCTGGGGTCGTGGTCACATCCCCAACAGCGGCTGTGGCAATGAGGTCCTCAGGACGGAGGGAGTCAAAGTGACCCACAGGGCTTCGGTCCGGTACAATCTCCAGGGTGATCTGAGGTCAGGGGATGTCTCTCTGACCATCACCCAAGCACAGGTGAAGGATTCTGGGTTATACGGCTGTCGTGTGGATATACCTGGATGGTTCAATGACCAGAAACACCATCTGGCACTCGTCATCAAGCCCG ctcatgaaacaaccCCTGAACCGTGGATCCCTAGAGAGAGCACAACAGTTGGCTACCCGAAAG CGCAAACCACAACAATGCAGACAACGATGGGTTCATCAG TACCTCCGGACCCTCCCACAGTGGCAATCCGAGAAATATCAGCCAGGTCCATCTCTGTATGGTGGAGCGCTGGCTTTGATGGAAACACCCCCATCACAGGTTTCCACCTGGAATGCAAGAGCCAATCGG ACTCCTGGGTAGATGGAGTACGAGGCAGCAATATTCTGCCTTGGGAGAGAGAGACCGCTATCAATGACCTGCGACCCTTTTACACCTACAACATCCGCATGTTCACCAAGAACGACATGGGCTTGAGTAAACCCAGCAATGAGCTCACCATCACCACTAAGGAAGCAG CCCCTGATGGTCCCCCACAGGATGTGAAGCTTGAAGCCCTTTCTTCCCACAGCATCAGAGTCACATGGAGG GCCCCTGAGTTGTCCTTCCAGAACGGGCTGATCCGGGGCTACCAGCTCCGCTACAGTGAGTACAGTCCCCAGGAACGGCTTCCTGTCAGGGTGGTGCATCTGATGGACGGATCAGAGCGCTTCACCATGAACAACCTGCAGGAGGCGACAAAGTACAGTGTGACGCTGCACACCATCAACAGTGCAGGGCTGGGGCCGTCTTCACAGGAGCTCGTCTGCTCCACTCTGACTAATG ATGATCAGCAGCATATGACAACAACTCAAGCAACAACAGAACTTCAGACAG AACATTCAACCTCAACCATTGCGACAACAACATCTTCAACTGAGACATGGCTGCTTGTCACTGACAGTCCCACTCAAG GTCAGAGGGTAGACGACTTCTCAACTACTAGTCCACTAAGTAACTCTACTACTAACCCAGCATTGAGTAAAAAA CTGGGTACTGAGGAACAGAGCGGTCATCTTGTTGCCATCCTAGTGCCAGTGCTGGTGCTGGGGTTGCTTGTTGTCATGGCGATCATATGGCAATTTAGGC GTACCACGTTGAAAAAAGGCAACTGGAAAAT ATTATGGAAGAACAACGGCTTTATGTCCTTCGGGGACTCTGAGCCAGCACAGTAG
- the LOC106604927 gene encoding Down syndrome cell adhesion molecule isoform X2: protein MDSYISCCWLVLYLFFGGGSTVTIQGYVGDVVTLTCKYDARHYGTLSICWGRGHIPNSGCGNEVLRTEGVKVTHRASVRYNLQGDLRSGDVSLTITQAQVKDSGLYGCRVDIPGWFNDQKHHLALVIKPAHETTPEPWIPRESTTVGYPKVPPDPPTVAIREISARSISVWWSAGFDGNTPITGFHLECKSQSDSWVDGVRGSNILPWERETAINDLRPFYTYNIRMFTKNDMGLSKPSNELTITTKEAAPDGPPQDVKLEALSSHSIRVTWRAPELSFQNGLIRGYQLRYSEYSPQERLPVRVVHLMDGSERFTMNNLQEATKYSVTLHTINSAGLGPSSQELVCSTLTNDDQQHMTTTQATTELQTEHSTSTIATTTSSTETWLLVTDSPTQGQRVDDFSTTSPLSNSTTNPALSKKLGTEEQSGHLVAILVPVLVLGLLVVMAIIWQFRRTTLKKGNWKILWKNNGFMSFGDSEPAQ from the exons ATGGACTCATACATCTCGTGTTGCTGGCTAGTGCTCTACCTTTTCTTTG GCGGTGGTTCTACAGTAACCATCCAAGGCTATGTCGGTGACGTTGTGACCCTAACATGTAAGTATGACGCCCGGCATTATGGTACGCTCTCTATCTGCTGGGGTCGTGGTCACATCCCCAACAGCGGCTGTGGCAATGAGGTCCTCAGGACGGAGGGAGTCAAAGTGACCCACAGGGCTTCGGTCCGGTACAATCTCCAGGGTGATCTGAGGTCAGGGGATGTCTCTCTGACCATCACCCAAGCACAGGTGAAGGATTCTGGGTTATACGGCTGTCGTGTGGATATACCTGGATGGTTCAATGACCAGAAACACCATCTGGCACTCGTCATCAAGCCCG ctcatgaaacaaccCCTGAACCGTGGATCCCTAGAGAGAGCACAACAGTTGGCTACCCGAAAG TACCTCCGGACCCTCCCACAGTGGCAATCCGAGAAATATCAGCCAGGTCCATCTCTGTATGGTGGAGCGCTGGCTTTGATGGAAACACCCCCATCACAGGTTTCCACCTGGAATGCAAGAGCCAATCGG ACTCCTGGGTAGATGGAGTACGAGGCAGCAATATTCTGCCTTGGGAGAGAGAGACCGCTATCAATGACCTGCGACCCTTTTACACCTACAACATCCGCATGTTCACCAAGAACGACATGGGCTTGAGTAAACCCAGCAATGAGCTCACCATCACCACTAAGGAAGCAG CCCCTGATGGTCCCCCACAGGATGTGAAGCTTGAAGCCCTTTCTTCCCACAGCATCAGAGTCACATGGAGG GCCCCTGAGTTGTCCTTCCAGAACGGGCTGATCCGGGGCTACCAGCTCCGCTACAGTGAGTACAGTCCCCAGGAACGGCTTCCTGTCAGGGTGGTGCATCTGATGGACGGATCAGAGCGCTTCACCATGAACAACCTGCAGGAGGCGACAAAGTACAGTGTGACGCTGCACACCATCAACAGTGCAGGGCTGGGGCCGTCTTCACAGGAGCTCGTCTGCTCCACTCTGACTAATG ATGATCAGCAGCATATGACAACAACTCAAGCAACAACAGAACTTCAGACAG AACATTCAACCTCAACCATTGCGACAACAACATCTTCAACTGAGACATGGCTGCTTGTCACTGACAGTCCCACTCAAG GTCAGAGGGTAGACGACTTCTCAACTACTAGTCCACTAAGTAACTCTACTACTAACCCAGCATTGAGTAAAAAA CTGGGTACTGAGGAACAGAGCGGTCATCTTGTTGCCATCCTAGTGCCAGTGCTGGTGCTGGGGTTGCTTGTTGTCATGGCGATCATATGGCAATTTAGGC GTACCACGTTGAAAAAAGGCAACTGGAAAAT ATTATGGAAGAACAACGGCTTTATGTCCTTCGGGGACTCTGAGCCAGCACAGTAG
- the LOC106604927 gene encoding Down syndrome cell adhesion molecule isoform X3, with protein sequence MDSYISCCWLVLYLFFGGGSTVTIQGYVGDVVTLTCKYDARHYGTLSICWGRGHIPNSGCGNEVLRTEGVKVTHRASVRYNLQGDLRSGDVSLTITQAQVKDSGLYGCRVDIPGWFNDQKHHLALVIKPAQTTTMQTTMGSSVPPDPPTVAIREISARSISVWWSAGFDGNTPITGFHLECKSQSDSWVDGVRGSNILPWERETAINDLRPFYTYNIRMFTKNDMGLSKPSNELTITTKEAAPDGPPQDVKLEALSSHSIRVTWRAPELSFQNGLIRGYQLRYSEYSPQERLPVRVVHLMDGSERFTMNNLQEATKYSVTLHTINSAGLGPSSQELVCSTLTNDDQQHMTTTQATTELQTEHSTSTIATTTSSTETWLLVTDSPTQGQRVDDFSTTSPLSNSTTNPALSKKLGTEEQSGHLVAILVPVLVLGLLVVMAIIWQFRRTTLKKGNWKILWKNNGFMSFGDSEPAQ encoded by the exons ATGGACTCATACATCTCGTGTTGCTGGCTAGTGCTCTACCTTTTCTTTG GCGGTGGTTCTACAGTAACCATCCAAGGCTATGTCGGTGACGTTGTGACCCTAACATGTAAGTATGACGCCCGGCATTATGGTACGCTCTCTATCTGCTGGGGTCGTGGTCACATCCCCAACAGCGGCTGTGGCAATGAGGTCCTCAGGACGGAGGGAGTCAAAGTGACCCACAGGGCTTCGGTCCGGTACAATCTCCAGGGTGATCTGAGGTCAGGGGATGTCTCTCTGACCATCACCCAAGCACAGGTGAAGGATTCTGGGTTATACGGCTGTCGTGTGGATATACCTGGATGGTTCAATGACCAGAAACACCATCTGGCACTCGTCATCAAGCCCG CGCAAACCACAACAATGCAGACAACGATGGGTTCATCAG TACCTCCGGACCCTCCCACAGTGGCAATCCGAGAAATATCAGCCAGGTCCATCTCTGTATGGTGGAGCGCTGGCTTTGATGGAAACACCCCCATCACAGGTTTCCACCTGGAATGCAAGAGCCAATCGG ACTCCTGGGTAGATGGAGTACGAGGCAGCAATATTCTGCCTTGGGAGAGAGAGACCGCTATCAATGACCTGCGACCCTTTTACACCTACAACATCCGCATGTTCACCAAGAACGACATGGGCTTGAGTAAACCCAGCAATGAGCTCACCATCACCACTAAGGAAGCAG CCCCTGATGGTCCCCCACAGGATGTGAAGCTTGAAGCCCTTTCTTCCCACAGCATCAGAGTCACATGGAGG GCCCCTGAGTTGTCCTTCCAGAACGGGCTGATCCGGGGCTACCAGCTCCGCTACAGTGAGTACAGTCCCCAGGAACGGCTTCCTGTCAGGGTGGTGCATCTGATGGACGGATCAGAGCGCTTCACCATGAACAACCTGCAGGAGGCGACAAAGTACAGTGTGACGCTGCACACCATCAACAGTGCAGGGCTGGGGCCGTCTTCACAGGAGCTCGTCTGCTCCACTCTGACTAATG ATGATCAGCAGCATATGACAACAACTCAAGCAACAACAGAACTTCAGACAG AACATTCAACCTCAACCATTGCGACAACAACATCTTCAACTGAGACATGGCTGCTTGTCACTGACAGTCCCACTCAAG GTCAGAGGGTAGACGACTTCTCAACTACTAGTCCACTAAGTAACTCTACTACTAACCCAGCATTGAGTAAAAAA CTGGGTACTGAGGAACAGAGCGGTCATCTTGTTGCCATCCTAGTGCCAGTGCTGGTGCTGGGGTTGCTTGTTGTCATGGCGATCATATGGCAATTTAGGC GTACCACGTTGAAAAAAGGCAACTGGAAAAT ATTATGGAAGAACAACGGCTTTATGTCCTTCGGGGACTCTGAGCCAGCACAGTAG